A stretch of Scheffersomyces stipitis CBS 6054 chromosome 2, complete sequence DNA encodes these proteins:
- a CDS encoding predicted protein (go_component nucleus~go_funtion transcription factor activity; zinc ion binding~go_process regulation of transcription, DNA-dependent), with the protein KTTKSRNGCITCKRKRLKCDETKPACLNCKKRNIECGGYATNFKWRSFGETDSNSTQKSNSLKRHLELASLSVTGRTIDDIKIENDLISKGINPHSYKRKKHHSDFSSQHMIHAASVDSIPRRSNSMSKDMSPVARESLVRSFSTNSTMESGNLITSLREEYSRDTSARLDSLADAAVDEMNRSPSSIKKESIAESPASQLPFSPNFGDFLTVRSPAGSVDEVSKILNEINLTPSLSAIINFAFNISSPVASVITPLSTIPDSQLNRSLVKTSEQEQILHLYSRYTCCIMSIKNGANENPWRNLIVPLATKYSCLFNSIASMTLFHLAGNSDLKGNGADMRAKGYIYLRRCILELASGLSKVNGEGEDNEELPADIALATCLNLAVCESWDIQTSSGIAHLKGAKSMIQKVLTLLRDQQQSLSKKRKELELVSSPAESEHQYNELVISKKKDLEKKLVLVEDNEWECLFEDAGSQEEPSGQGFANRVDKSSIQIPKSLQFLFNIWIYFEVLAQMTTDTNYDDKGVDLVATITTMLQTSQKNHRKKSDSGESSVTESITRNGFSLFENFDSFSYNTEYVDPLLGCAQSLFSIMGKVANLIAKIRKSRRKETESQNWKGAKPRNSLKTITLATELKQQLVNWKSTITASMINQANLYDDNNGNTWDLPSCIATAEAYRFATIIYLHQAVPEIPCPSTHSLAEKIFILFASIPTNSDLHVIHIFPLLVASCEAEPGDEREWCETRWKLLSEKMWIGNIDRALQVVKEVWKRKDDYKKKRRRGEFDEATMKGGANKEDEDSLRNISAQISGLMSVINDSNGSSSEDIRGGIGSKLHWSTVMKEWGWEVLLG; encoded by the exons AAGACGACAAAGTCCAGAAATGGCTGTATTACATGTAAGAGAAAACGCTTGAAATGTGACGAAACCAAACCAGCCTGTCTCAACTGTAAGAAAAGGAATATTGAATGTGGAGGCTATGCCACTAACTTCAAATGGAGATCTTTTGGTGAAACCGACTCCAATAGTACT cAAAAGTCAAATAGTCTCAAGCGTCATCTAGAGCTTGCCTCGCTTTCTGTCACTGGAAGGACCATTGATGATATCAAGATCGAAAACGACTTAATCTCGAAAGGAATAAATCCACACAGTTATAAAAGGAAAAAGCACCATTCCGATTTCAGTAGCCAACACATGATCCATGCTGCCTCTGTAGATTCTATACCgagaagaagcaatagCATGTCTAAGGATATGTCTCCAGTAGCCAGAGAATCGCTTGTTAGATCCTTCAGCACGAACTCGACTATGGAATCTGGGAATTTGATAACTTCATTAAGGGAAGAATACTCTCGTGATACTTCCGCCCGTCTTGATTCTCTAGCTGATGCTGCAGTAGACGAAATGAATCGTTCTCCATCGTCtataaagaaagaatctATAGCCGAAAGTCCGGCTCTGCAACTTCCTTTTTCACCTAACTTCGGTGATTTTCTTACTGTTCGTTCTCCGGCTGGTTCCGTAGACGAAGTGTCAA AGATCTTAAACGAAATAAACCTCACACCTTCGCTCTCTGCTATAATCAATTTTGCTTTCA ATATATCTTCTCCTGTAGCATCTGTAATCACACCATTGTCGACCATACCCGATAGCCAGCTTAACAGGTCCTTAGTTAAGACATCAGAACAAGAGCAAATCTTGCATTTATACTCTCGGTACACTTGTTGCATCATGTCTATAAAGAATGGAGCCAACGAAAATCCCTGGCGAAACTTGATTGTGCCTCTTGCTACTAAGTATTCGTGTTTATTCAACTCGATTGCTTCTATGACATTATTTCATTTAGCAGGTAACAGCGATTTGAAAGGAAATGGAGCTGATATGAGAGCTAAGGGGTACATCTACTTAAGGAGATGCATCCTTGAGTTGGCCAGTGGACTTTCCAAAGTCAATGGCGAGGGTGAAGACAACGAAGAACTTCCAGCCGATATTGCACTTGCCACTTGCCTAAATTTGGCCGTTTGTGAATCTTGGGATATACAAACTTCTAGCGGAATAGCTCATCTTAAAGGTGCCAAAAGTATGATCCAGAAGGTCTTGACACTCTTGAGAGACCAACAGCAGTCTTTATCAAAAAAGAGGAAGGAGTTGGAACTTGTTTCAAGTCCAGCAGAAAGCGAGCATCAGTATAATGAACTTGTTATTTCtaaaaagaaagacttggaaaagaaattAGTATTAGTAGAAGACAACGAGTGGGAATGTTTATTTGAAGATGCTGGTagccaagaagaaccaTCAGGACAGGGATTTGCCAATAGAGTAGACAAGAGTAGCATTCAAATTCCCAAGAGCTTACAATTCCTCTTCAATATCTGGATATATTTTGAGGTATTAGCTCAAATGACTACAGACACCAATTATGACGACAAGGGAGTGGATTTAGTGGCTACAATTACCACTATGTTGCAGACATCTCAAAAGAACCACAGGAAAAAGAGTG ATTCAGGAGAACTGAGCGTCACTGAATCGATTACTAGAAATGGATTTAGTCTTTTCGAGAACTTTGACTCCTTTAGCTACAACACTGAGTATGTAGATCCATTATTGGGATGTGCTCAATCACTCTTTCTGATCATGGGTAAAGTTGCAAACTTGATTGCCAAGATTAGGAAGTCTAGAAGAAAGGAAACAGAGAGTCAAAACTGGAAAGGAGCAAAACCAAGAAATAGTCTCAAAACCATAACTCTTGCTACCGAATTGAAGCAGCAACTTGTTAACTGGAAACTGACTATAACAGCTTCCATGATTAACCAAGCCAATTTGTATGACGACAACAATGGAAACACTTGGGATCTTCCCTCGTGTATTGCAACAGCAGAAGCTTATAGATTTGCTACAATTATCTATTTGCATCAGGCAGTTCCTGAAATTCCATGTCCTTCTACACACTCATTAGCAGAGAAGATATTTATACTCTTTgcatcaattccaacaaattcCGATTTGCATGTCATTCACATCTTTCCCCTTCTAGTTGCATCTTGTGAGGCAGAACCGGGAGATGAAAGAGAATGGTGTGAGACGAGATGGAAGTTGCTATCTGAAAAGATGTGGATTGGTAACATTGACCGTGCATTGCAGGTTGTCAAAGAGGTATGGAAGAGAAAGGATGattacaagaagaagaggagaagAGGAGAGTTTGACGAAGCTACGATGAAAGGTGGTGCCaataaagaagatgaggacTCGTTGAGAAATATTTCTGCGCAAATCAGCGGACTTATGTCTGTTATCAATGACCTGAATGGCTCTTCGCTGGAAGATATTCGTGGTGGAATTGGTTCAAAACTCCATTGGAGCACCGTGATGAAAGAATGGGGGTGGGAAGTCTTGTTAGGTTAG
- a CDS encoding clathrin adaptor (go_component clathrin vesicle coat~go_process intracellular protein transport), with the protein MISSLCILHWPESDSHSQVLVSRRYRNDIPNERSIVSSFEILYKKLRPEERVPFNYHRGINYVHIRGANDILLLVTATTNINAMSVVVFLNSFYGILHNYLCQQLSSSNNEDFKHLSLDRDSIIDNVNLIFELIDECLDFGLIQSTDYNILREYIKVNVNLPRFRADGSDITSDESDSESNSKHDVKSRARAKSKSKSNSQTNHNSNIKSTSNHAITNDVIDHSSEFVNSSVLRTYSSAINWRQKGIFYSKNEIYIDIIEDCEFYYDLELGVIKRNEVFGTCAVKCYLSGMPVCRIGFNEKQISRIGNGDPDDASENETEVLPSNQLKADDREEEEDDEELESKEKSPTAEPELAVQSKKSRIPIRNVQFHQCIELATIYKNNLVTFIPPDDKFILMTYHLEQQKQKKKLPLIMIEPTFRVLKSTNKLQVLCVVSTNFKKRIHCQNLMVRIPINPNIFEVDIGKDEDCLKYRAETGEVGYKVDSSELVWKIGAIDGREQARMMAELTLTSAEKVNTTYIQDVLLHRGPIREASAPSDDEDEDSAQAELDQFYGVHGQSSSSAKKLTKQWKIQNFDNDIKLKFSIPMLAYSGLRLNYLSVVEDQLKYSCFPWVRYATESDPHKKTGKGDNKDIAGQNCDYRFRIGISSFQIIGNGTDKPKS; encoded by the coding sequence ATGATTTCCTCTCTTTGTATTCTCCACTGGCCAGAATCCGATCTGCACAGCCAGGTACTCGTGAGCCGAAGATATCGGAACGATATACCCAATGAAAGAAGTATAGTGTCCAGCTTCGAAATCCTTTATAAGAAGCTTCgtccagaagaaagagtacCTTTTAATTATCATCGAGGAATTAATTACGTTCACATCCGAGGAGCCAACGatatacttcttcttgtgaCAGCCACCACAAACATCAACGCCATGCTGGTAGTCGTTTTTCTCAACAGTTTCTATGGAATTCTCCATAACTATTTATGCCAGCAATTATCCTCCTCGAACAACGAAGATTTTAAACATCTTCTGTTGGACCGAGACAGCATTATAGACAATGTCAATCTCATATTTGAGCTCATTGACGAATGTTTGGACTTCGGCTTGATACAGCTGACAGATTACAACATCCTCAGAGAATACATCAAGGTTAACGTCAACTTGCCGAGGTTCCGGGCGGATGGCTCGGATATCACGTCAGACGAATCAGATAGCGAGAGCAACAGTAAACACGATGTGAAGTCACGAGCACGAGCCAAGTCTAAATCAAAGTCAAACTCTCAAACAAACCACAATTCCAATATTAAATCGACATCAAATCATGCGATTACCAACGACGTAATAGATCACAGTTCCGAATTCGTGAACAGTTCTGTTTTACGTACCTATTCGCTGGCTATCAATTGGCGACAGAAGGGGATTTTCTACTCTAAGAACGAGATCTATATTGATATTATAGAGGACTGTGAGTTCTACTACGATCTTGAATTGGGCGTAATAAAGCGAAACGAAGTATTTGGAACATGTGCAGTCAAATGCTATCTATCAGGAATGCCTGTTTGTCGTATAGGTTTCAACGAAAAGCAGATTTCTAGAATTGGAAACGGAGACCCAGATGATGCTTCAGAAAACGAGACTGAAGTCCTTCCTTCCAACCAACTTAAGGCGGAtgatagagaagaagaggaagatgatgaagagcTCGAGCTGAAAGAGAAATCGCCTACTGCAGAACCTGAGCTCGCGGTCCAGTCCAAGAAGAGTAGGATTCCTATTAGAAATGTCCAATTTCATCAGTGCATAGAGTTAGCAACCATATACAAGAATAATTTAGTTACATTCATTCCACCAGATGACAAGTTTATTCTCATGACATACCATCTAgaacaacagaaacaaaagaagaagttacCATTGATTATGATAGAGCCCACATTCAGAGTGTTGAAGAGCACCAACAAACTTCAAGTGTTGTGTGTGGTACtgacaaacttcaaaaagagaattcATTGCCAGAATCTCATGGTGAGAATACCAATCAACCCGAACATATTTGAAGTAGATATCGGGAAAGACGAGGATTGTTTGAAATATAGAGCAGAGACTGGTGAAGTAGGCTATAAGGTGGATTCGTCAGAGTTAGTATGGAAGATTGGTGCAATAGATGGAAGAGAACAGGCGAGGATGATGGCTGAACTTACATTGACTTCAGCTGAGAAGGTCAATACGACCTACATTCAAGATGTTCTACTTCACAGAGGACCTATTAGAGAAGCTTCTGCGCCATCggatgatgaagatgaggatTCAGCACAGGCTGAACTTGACCAATTCTATGGTGTTCATGGCCAATCGTCATCTCtggccaagaagttgacgaaGCAAtggaaaatacaaaattttGACAATgacatcaagttgaagttcagcATTCCCATGCTCGCATATTCGGGACTCAGACTCAATTATCTAAGTGTGGTTGAAGACCAACTCAAGTACTCGTGCTTTCCGTGGGTCCGGTATGCCACGGAATCTGATCCACATAAAAAGACCGGTAAAGGCGATAACAAAGACATTGCGGGCCAGAACTGTGATTATAGGTTCCGGATTGGTATCAGTAGTTTCCAGATCATTGGAAATGGAACAGATAAACCCAAGTCGTAG
- a CDS encoding transcriptional coactivator has product MKKPNYVVLTKDAIQSWTKNANASAASIGIWSHSRRPSSYGETDFLHANYEFKTFKDTWKFLNKVADGANSLKHHPTITTTYNKVEFLLTTHDVGHRVTNMDIELAEAIRKEFHPFDKEVDKPAFEK; this is encoded by the coding sequence AtgaagaagccaaattACGTTGTTCTCACCAAAGACGCTATCCAGTCTTGGACCAAGAACGCCAATGCCTCGGCTGCCTCAATTGGTATCTGGTCTCACCTGAGAAGACCCTCTTCCTATGGCGAGACTGATTTTCTCCATGCTAACTACGAATTCAAAACGTTCAAAGATACCTggaaattcttgaacaaagtAGCAGATGGTGCCAATTCCTTGAAACATCATCCAACCATAACCACGACATACAATAAGGTCGAATTTCTTCTCACAACTCATGACGTTGGCCACAGGGTAACCAATATGGATATTGAATTGGCCGAAGCCATCCGGAAGGAATTCCATCCTTTTGataaagaagttgacaagCCTGCTTTCGAGAAATGA
- a CDS encoding predicted protein yields the protein MAEKEKARLRRNTSQESRPLIPSHILDEATQRLFVLSLFVLIQSWKLYDVTLLKSNALAEYALTPLNNFSFVLKYAIIDGLFLWLLPVLSIQYLIFSPLKTLLFALLLNGVTFFLVSSVPGPLLGSIFMPLWKLVFQNRELTIVGDSIDLNSVVDMDSHFKGKLTIHYLPDSSARMNPFHFDQLCLDPNQILEMPVEFNTTTDIGYLQIEHTAVNNEIKNVDFKGHSLRRLLRGDYRYLSKYPEFKRGDDRVFYISFPISEPGSYKIKSVTDSKGLSIRTYKSEFLISSCPRAQFSYPPNFDDSKNYRCINSKQDEDSLHMPLVESFGVTPMSVLISSSLNGKFYKEFNVTIGDKTTSSSSKDISWLKAYQISRNTLEQEISKDSDFFSVAGEGILKFQLIEIRDYLGNTKRYNPLSDEKDIRFEYELKRGPKLQIVDSDSVTELLLDDKKTIKILGTESLKETDFPLSVTIVHLLNTATNITKEFTKRSDLDHGIQISQPGIYQLLEAKTRYCDCELVGQAVNITVAQPPTVDINATPISDKCLGTVGYTFDLDLSGKPPFQVQYHIYTRQSNGILRPVHSSNGKSSRLIRTLEKRHSFTFRPPAEGNYVVVFNNLKDLNYNQRPVVLDESRFTYSTYFKKPSRVSFFAGNAQQKTINTCFGERAKIPLYFEGNGPFTFNYDFVDVRTGQKLVNTVTIEDISSYEIEVPESIKGGKYEIKLSNITDKAGCNAILDERERIIINSRTDIPEVQINNEVSHFQIVEGDSVEIPIKIKSSVGRTNNDKIEYDFIDLFDKTKRTRRSLQGNRPLRVNAAGEYSLANFENGGCSGKVIGQDKKITVSYYDRPRLVVSSPKEMKQHKDDSALHLQPICQDCKNQVQITLEGTVPFVVDYEIRYPNGRVETRSMNVASRQLMIDLPTAHSGRYEYAFKGIYDNLYTKEKVRNFHQKLPRVFYDVNPLPSLEFDQELQISQLCENRVRPGKPLVKIPIQLSGSFPFKINATLTHAATGLKETLIFSKVTENSIVVNGNKSIKVGEHILTINEVTDGNGCSKKDFLPSNNYIIAITEVPNIFNSYPTQQHYCVGDHIAFKLTGVSPYTVYYNFNEKLQKAEVPFLFSRLASKPGFLTIDAVQDSSASSCLVNFTALGSPREDLKLQVHDLPSVEVNKGDYIVEDLHEGEQTELIFRFFGVPPFTVTYVRTTELNDKKSKKKAEARKIIETHTIDNIMEYEYTVLASLEGTYEAIVISDAYCTARRSLE from the coding sequence ATGgctgaaaaagaaaaggcTCGATTGCGCCGCAATACGTCCCAGGAACTGCGACCTCTCATACCGTCTCATATACTTGATGAGGCTACCCAGAGACTTTTTGTATTGTCACTATTTGTTTTAATTCAGAGTTGGAAGCTTTATGATGTCACGTTGCTAAAATCAAATGCCTTGGCAGAATATGCTTTGACTCCATTGAACAATTTCTCGTTTGTCTTGAAGTATGCTATCATAGATGGCCTCTTCTTGTGGCTCTTGCCAGTATTGAGTATCCAGtacttgatcttttctcCCTTGAAGACATTGTTGTTTGCGCTCTTGCTCAATGGAGTGACATTTTTCCTTGTAAGCAGCGTACCGGGCCCATTATTGGGAAGTATATTCATGCCGTTATGGAAATTGGTGTTCCAGAACAGGGAATTGACCATTGTAGGGGACTCAATTGACTTGAACTCTGTAGTGGATATGGATTCCCATTTCAAGGGTAAACTCACCATTCATTATTTGCCTGATTCTTCTGCCCGAATGAATCCTTTCCATTTTGATCAGCTCTGTTTGGACCCTAATCAGATTCTAGAGATGCCAGTAGAGTTCAATACAACCACCGATATTGGCTACTTACAAATTGAACATACTGCGGTcaacaatgaaatcaagaatgtGGACTTCAAAGGTCACTCCCTACGTAGGTTATTGAGAGGAGACTACCGTTATTTATCCAAGTATCCTGAGTTCAAACGAGGCGACGATCGTGTCTTCTACATCCTGTTCCCAATCAGCGAGCCTGGCTCGTATAAGATCAAAAGCGTGACAGATTCAAAGGGATTAAGCATCAGAACCTACAAGTCCGagttcttgatttccagCTGTCCTAGAGCCCAATTTTCATATCCACCTAATTTCGACGATTCTAAGAACTACAGATGTATAAACAGTAAACAGGATGAGGACAGTTTGCATATGCCTTTAGTTGAGTCCTTCGGTGTAACTCCTATGTCAGTATTGatctcttcatctttgaatggaaaattctacaaagaaTTCAATGTTACAATAGGCGACAAGACAACGTCATCGTCCAGCAAAGATATATCGTGGCTAAAAGCATATCAGATCAGCAGAAATACAttggaacaagaaatctCAAAGGATAGTGACTTTTTTTCCGTAGCAGGAGAAGGAATATTGAAGTTTCAATTGATCGAAATAAGGGATTACTTAGGAAACACCAAAAGGTACAACCCCTTATCAGATGAAAAGGACATCAGATTTGAATATGAATTAAAGAGAGGCccaaaattgcaaattgttgaCCTGGATTCAGTTACAGAGTTGCTTCTTGATGACAAAAAGACAATCAAGATATTGGGCACCGAATCGTTGAAAGAAACTGATTTTCCATTATCTGTAACTATCGTTCATTTACTTAATACAGCAACAAATATAACCAAAGAGTTTACCAAAAGAAGTGATCTTGATCACGGTATTCAGATTTCTCAACCGGGTATCTACCAATTGTTGGAAGCCAAGACTAGGTATTGCGACTGTGAACTTGTAGGACAAGCTGTGAATATTACCGTTGCTCAGCCTCCAACAGTTGATATTAATGCTACACCTATTTCGGATAAGTGTCTCGGAACTGTTGGTTACACTTTTGATCTTGATTTGTCTGGAAAACCAccttttcaagttcaatatCATATTTATACGAGACAGTCCAATGGGATCTTGAGACCTGTTCATAGCTCGAATGGAAAATCTTCCAGATTAATCAGAACATTGGAGAAGAGGCATTCTTTCACTTTCCGTCCTCCAGCAGAAGGAAACTACGTGGTcgttttcaacaatctcaaaGATCTCAACTACAACCAGAGACCTGTCGTATTGGATGAACTGAGATTTACGTATCTGACATACTTTAAGAAACCGTCAAGAGTATCATTTTTTGCGGGAAATGCACAACAGAAAACAATAAACACGTGTTTTGGAGAAAGAGCAAAGATTCCACTATACTTTGAAGGCAATGGTCCATTCACATTTAATTATGATTTTGTCGATGTTCGTACAGGTCAAAAATTGGTCAATACAGTCACAATAGAGGATATACTGTCCTATGAAATCGAAGTACCAGAATCAATTAAAGGAGGAAAGTACGAAATAAAGTTATCCAATATTACAGACAAGGCTGGTTGTAATGCCATTTTGgatgaaagagaaagaatcaTAATCAATAGCAGAACCGACATACCAGAGGTTCAAATCAATAATGAAGTCAgtcattttcagattgTGGAAGGTGACTCAGTTGAGATTCCAATTAAAATCAAATCTTCTGTTGGAAGAaccaacaacgacaagatTGAATACGATTTTATTGATCTTTTCGATAAGACCAAGCGTACTAGAAGATCCTTACAAGGCAATAGACCACTTCGAGTTAATGCAGCCGGAGAGTATTCACTTGCAAACTTTGAAAATGGAGGGTGTAGCGGAAAGGTTATAGGCcaagacaagaaaatcacTGTGTCTTACTATGATAGACCAAGACTTGTAGTTTCCAGTCCTAAGGAAATGAAGCAACATAAAGACGATTCTGCCCTTCATTTACAACCAATCTGTCAAGACTGTAAGAACCAAGTGCAAATCACCCTTGAAGGAACCGTGCCATTTGTCGTTGACTATGAAATTAGATATCCAAATGGAAGAGTAGAAACTAGATCCATGAATGTGGCTTCTCGTCAATTGATGATCGACTTACCAACTGCTCACAGTGGAAGGTACGAATATGCGTTCAAGGGTATTTATGACAACTTGTatacaaaagaaaaagttcGGAATTTCCATCAGAAATTGCCGAGAGTCTTCTACGATGTCAACCCTTTGCCATCATTGGAATTTgaccaagaacttcaaatttCTCAACTTTGCGAGAATAGAGTCAGACCTGGGAAGCCTCTCGTGAAAATACCTATTCAACTCAGCGGTTCGTTCCCATTTAAGATCAATGCCACATTGACACATGCGGCTACTGGTTTAAAGGAAACATTAATTTTTTCAAAGGTTACTGAAAACTCCATTGTTGTCAATGGTAATAAGTCTATCAAGGTTGGTGAACATATCTTAACCATTAATGAAGTAACTGATGGTAACGGGTGTTCGAAAAAAGATTTCCTTCCTTCAAACAATTACATTATAGCAATAACCGAAGTTCCAAACATCTTCAATAGCTACCCGACCCAGCAACATTATTGTGTTGGAGACCACATTGCATTCAAGTTGACAGGTGTGTCACCTTATACCGTGTACTACAATTTTAACgagaagttgcagaagGCTGAAGTGCCATTTCTTTTCCTGAGATTGGCTTCCAAGCCAGGATTCTTGACTATCGATGCTGTTCAGGATTCTTCAGCTAGTAGTTGTTTGGTTAACTTTACAGCTCTTGGTTCACCAAGAGAGGATTTGAAACTACAAGTTCACGATTTGCCTTCTGTCGAAGTCAATAAAGGTGATTATATTGTTGAGGATTTACATGAAGGAGAACAGACAGAATtgattttcagattctttGGGGTTCCACCATTCACTGTGACATACGTTAGGACTACAGAATTAAACGacaagaagctgaagaagaaggctgaAGCCAGAAAGATAATAGAGACTCATACCATTGACAATATCATGGAATATGAGTATACTGTTTTGGCCAGTCTTGAAGGTACTTACGAGGCCATTGTGATACTGGACGCATACTGTACtgccagaagaagtctAGAATAA